In Eremothecium gossypii ATCC 10895 chromosome II, complete sequence, the genomic window TTACCGGCACCCAAACCGTAGGCGATGGCAGCGGCAGTTGGCTCGTTGATGATTCTCAAGACGTTCAAACCAGCAATTGCACCAGCGTCCTTGGTGGCCTGTCTCTGTGCGTCGTTAAAGTAAGCTGGGACGGTGATGACAGCCTTCTCAACCTTCTTGCCGATCTTGGCCTCAGCGATCTCCTTCATCTTGGTCAAGACCATGGCGGAGATCTCCTGGGGAGAGAAGGACTTGGTCTCACCCAAGTACTCAACCTCAATCATTGGAGAGCCGTTGGCGTCGATGACCTTGAATGGCCAAGTCTTCATGTCGCTCTGCACAGACTCATCGTCAAATCTTCTACCGATCAAACGCTTGGCGTCGAACACAGTGTTTCTTGGGTTCAAAGCAGCCTGGTTCTTAGCAGCGTCACCGATTAGTCTCTCCTCAGGAGTGAAGGCGACGAAAGAAGGCGTAACTCTGTTACCTTGCTCGTTAGCAATAATCTCAACAGAGGACTCGTAAGTAGCCACACAAGAGTATGTGGTACCCAAGTCGATACCGATAGCACCGGAGAAAACACCTTCAGCCATTGTTGAACGCTAGGATTTGCGGATGGTTCTTGAAGAGAAGCAGCTCTAGTAGAAGTGAGAGAAGAAGGAAGAGATGTCGGATAATGTTATATAAGGAagtgaaaatttttcatCGTGCATAATTCTGCTCCTCATCGAGATGGGACCGATGGCTACCGCGTTACTTTTTTCACCGTCTTTTCTTTTCGACATCCTAACGGTACTTGGCCTCCAGGGCTAGTGTCATCACGTGCATTTCGCCTAGAACTTGTGCTTGGCGTTGGCATGGTAGAGATCTAGGAAGGCCTGGATTGATGTCAGCGCCCGGGCAACAGCGCAGAGGTCGCCAGTAATCGCGAGACTCTGGCGCACGCAGCTCGGGTTTTTGAGCTCGCTATTCTGCAGCTTGTTCTTGATAGGCAGGACCTTGACGATAGCACTGGATGCAACCTTTATGTATTCAATGCGTGACCCGTTTTCGCCAATCAGAAACGAAACTTGGGGTTTGTTGAGCTCGAGCTCCTGCGTTATTGTTGGAAGTGCCAGGGCGGCATGCAGTGGCGCAACAGGAGTGGGCAGCGGGGGACACGAGTGAATCAGCATGGGCCCTGAGGCCGGGTACACGCCGCTTGATACAATAATGCGCAGATCTGCAAGTAGGGCTTCGGAGTCATGTGTCGGTAGCAGCACCGTATCCTGCCATGCGCGAATCGCGCTGCGCAGCTTCAGCTGCCTGCAGCGGAGCTGCGTAAGGAGAGCAGGGGTGACAGTGACTGCGACCTGGCCGACCACACGAAGCAATGACAATGTCGTGCAGTCCAGGCTCCGGCCGCTCAGCTCGACCGTTTGACTATCGTGCGCACGCGCGATTAGGGCAGCCTGTCCTCTCTCGGCGGCAAGCACGTGACCTGTATTAAGAGCCTTGCGGAGGGACCAGCGCGCAACACGCAAGCGCACCCACCCGCCGATGCTGCGCGCCTGTCCCCCACCAATGCGCAGCTGTCTGCCATCCAAAAACAAGCCATCTAATGCCGCGGCGGTTACCTGTGGCCGATCGACAGAGAAGTCCTCGCCATTGCCGCGACCGATGCGCGCATCCTTGGTCTCCAAGACCTGCCCAATAATTGCATTTGAGATGTCCTCTAGCGGAGCACGTCTTTTGTTCGTCATTCTATCCAAACAATTGTCTCGGAAAGTTCGGCGGCTAAAATGGAGCACGTGCAGGCGTTGTTGGTGGTACTATGTGCAGTGCAATGAAGTCTGGACCGCACTTCACGGCTGCTTCTAGGGAGTTTAGTCAGTGTTTTGTTTGCTTTCAAGTAGGCTTGTTTGTGTACTTCGAAGGAGCGGTCTAAAATGGTCGCATCCGGACCATTCATAGTCTTGCTAAACAAAGCAAAATTCATTAGCGACACCTACGCAGTGTGCCCATATATACACCCTGCTAGATGATATATAAACTCATACTGCTGTAGTAGCTGCACCATCTTAAGCCGCTGCATCCGCAGCTGCATCACAATCTGCTCGATCAGATCATGCGAGTAATCTTCACAAACGCCCTCTGTGAAGTCGCGTGTGTCATGAATCAGGTGGTCTAGTGTTATATATGTTCCTGTGCGACCAACACCAGCAGAGCAGTGCACGATGATCGGGTTCTCCGGCGAGCTTGCGCTGTGTGAGCGGCGTGACAGCTCGAGCACGGGAAGCACAGTATCAGGGCGCGTCATATCGCGCCACTGGTCAAAATAGAAGTGGTGCACGCGCTTCACGGGTAGCTGCGGGTCACCGggacgcagcagcagctgtgTCTCGACGAAGTGCTCGTGGCGCGACTCAGATACGAGCTCGACGTGTAAGTCGGTGGCAAATGCAATCACGTCGCCCGGTAGGCCACTTGGGCTCTGTACCTGCGGTACATGTAGCGTAGTTACTCCTGACCGTGACTGCGGCCAATACAGGTGGCATTTCTCGCGGCCCTGTTCCACCAGTGGTGTCACCATCACCACGACGACGTCCGGGCCCGGGCACTGCTGATAACACATCTGCCAGAACTGCTGCCATGTGCGCCGCGTCGGGCCCTGCGTGGAGATGTAGTTGCCGCGCCGCACCGACTGGCCCGGCACGTCTACATGCGTGTAA contains:
- the PTP1 gene encoding tyrosine protein phosphatase PTP1 (Syntenic homolog of Saccharomyces cerevisiae YDL230W (PTP1)); protein product: MNRYALKFHKRGNNRQPSVPLPVTNRRSAECPEDDKCAMQKPRYLAQPDRTLSEKFRYIQCLEDERLRDATLYPEASKWSLGPAVDKFNQYRNRYVNIIPYDRTRVRLQVESGSDYINASYTHVDVPGQSVRRGNYISTQGPTRRTWQQFWQMCYQQCPGPDVVVVMVTPLVEQGREKCHLYWPQSRSGVTTLHVPQVQSPSGLPGDVIAFATDLHVELVSESRHEHFVETQLLLRPGDPQLPVKRVHHFYFDQWRDMTRPDTVLPVLELSRRSHSASSPENPIIVHCSAGVGRTGTYITLDHLIHDTRDFTEGVCEDYSHDLIEQIVMQLRMQRLKMVQLLQQYEFIYHLAGCIYGHTA
- the MER1 gene encoding Mer1p (Syntenic homolog of Saccharomyces cerevisiae YNL210W (MER1)); translation: MTNKRRAPLEDISNAIIGQVLETKDARIGRGNGEDFSVDRPQVTAAALDGLFLDGRQLRIGGGQARSIGGWVRLRVARWSLRKALNTGHVLAAERGQAALIARAHDSQTVELSGRSLDCTTLSLLRVVGQVAVTVTPALLTQLRCRQLKLRSAIRAWQDTVLLPTHDSEALLADLRIIVSSGVYPASGPMLIHSCPPLPTPVAPLHAALALPTITQELELNKPQVSFLIGENGSRIEYIKVASSAIVKVLPIKNKLQNSELKNPSCVRQSLAITGDLCAVARALTSIQAFLDLYHANAKHKF